The DNA segment GTTTAGCCCGCCCTGCCGCCATGACCGAAGCCGAGTTCCGCTGGCAGCACAATGAGGATGCCATGGCGACCGAGAAGTTGGCCGAAGGCATTCGTAACTTTGCTATTGACCAGGTGAAGTTAGAGCAGTTGCTGGCAACACGATTGGCTTGATTTCGTTTTTCGGGTGGATGGTCGGTCAATGGAAACAACGCCACCGACACGTCGTAAACCCATCCATGGGGACTCCGCCGCGCCATCCTTGGCGCGGAGGGTCGTTGACCTTGTTCCCATTACCCTCTTTTGGCTAATCCGCCAGACTCGTTTCTATTTTGAATAAAATAATGGAGCCCCGCTCATGAGTTTAGACCCCAAAACCCTCGCTAACGCTGTGCGTATGCTCAGCGTTGATGCCGTGCAGCAAGCCAACTCCGGCCACCCTGGTGCCCCGATGGGCATGGCCGATATTGCTGAAACGTTGTGGCGTCACCATTTAAAACACAACCCCACCGACCCTGCGTGGATAAACCGCGACCGCTTTGTGTTATCGAATGGTCACGGTTCTATGTTGCTGTATTCCTTGCTGCATCTCACGGGTTACGACCTGCCGCTGTCAGAATTAAAACAGTTCCGCCAACTGCACTCTAAAACACCGGGCCACCCGGAATACGGTTACGCACCAGGAGTGGAAACCACCACCGGCCCGCTGGGTCAGGGCATTGCCAATGCAGTCGGTATGGCACTGGCTGAAAAAACCTTGGCCGCGCAGTTTAATAAACCGGGGCATGACATTGTTGACCACTACACCTACGCCTTTATGGGCGACGGCTGTTTGATGGAAGGCATCTCGCACGAAGTCTGTTCGTTAGCGGGCACGTTAGAACTCGGTAAGCTGATTGCGTTTTGGGATGACAACGGCATCTCGATTGATGGCCATGTCGATGGCTGGTTTACTGACGATACCCCTGCCCGTTTCCGTGCTTACGGCTGGCAGGTGATTGATGCGGTCGATGGTCATGACCCGCGCGCACTTGATGCCGCCATTCGCGAAGCCAAAGCCAACACCACCCAACCAACGCTGATTTGCTGTAAAACCATCATCGGTTATGGCTCACCGAATAAATCCGGCAGTCACGATTGCCATGGTGCGCCACTGGGCAAAGATGAAGTCACTAAAGTGCGTGAGTTCCTGAACTGGCCCCATGCCCCGTTTGAAATTCCACAAGACATCTATCAAGCGTGGGATGCGAAAGCCAAAGGCCAACAAGTTCAGTTGGAGTGGAACAAACAGTTCGCTGCTTATCAGGAAGTGTTCCCACAAGAAGCCGCCGAGCTGTTACGCCGAAGCGCAGGCACATTAACTGCCGATTGGGCGGATAAAGCTAATGCGTATATCGCTGACCTGCAAGCTAACCCTGCTAACATCGCCAGCCGTCAGGCCAGCCAGAAAGCCTTGAACGAATACGCGAAAATCTTACCTGAACTGCTCGGTGGTTCGGCGGACTTAGCGCCATCCAACCTGACCCGTCACACCAGTGCACTCGACGTTTCCCCTGAAACCCCACAGGGCAACTACATGCACTATGGTGTGCGTGAGTTTGGTATGTCGGCGATTATGAACGGCGTGACACTGCACGGTGGTTTTATCCCTTACGGCGGCACCTTCCTGATGTTTATGGAATACGCCCGTAATGCGGTGCGTATGGCTGCGCTGATGAAACAACGCTCGATTTTTGTCTATACCCACGACTCGATTGGTCTGGGCGAAGATGGCCCAACCCATCAGCCAGTGGAACAACTGGCGAGCTTACGCTTAACACCGAACATGGAAACCTGGCGTCCGTGCGACCAGGTAGAATCAGCGGTGAGCTGGAAGGCGGCGATTGAACGTCAGAATGGCCCGAGTGCACTGATATTCTCACGTCAAAACCTGACGCAACAGCCACGCAGCAGCCAACAAGTCAGTGATGTCGAGAAGGGTGGTTACATCCTGAAAGAT comes from the uncultured Tolumonas sp. genome and includes:
- the tkt gene encoding transketolase — encoded protein: MSLDPKTLANAVRMLSVDAVQQANSGHPGAPMGMADIAETLWRHHLKHNPTDPAWINRDRFVLSNGHGSMLLYSLLHLTGYDLPLSELKQFRQLHSKTPGHPEYGYAPGVETTTGPLGQGIANAVGMALAEKTLAAQFNKPGHDIVDHYTYAFMGDGCLMEGISHEVCSLAGTLELGKLIAFWDDNGISIDGHVDGWFTDDTPARFRAYGWQVIDAVDGHDPRALDAAIREAKANTTQPTLICCKTIIGYGSPNKSGSHDCHGAPLGKDEVTKVREFLNWPHAPFEIPQDIYQAWDAKAKGQQVQLEWNKQFAAYQEVFPQEAAELLRRSAGTLTADWADKANAYIADLQANPANIASRQASQKALNEYAKILPELLGGSADLAPSNLTRHTSALDVSPETPQGNYMHYGVREFGMSAIMNGVTLHGGFIPYGGTFLMFMEYARNAVRMAALMKQRSIFVYTHDSIGLGEDGPTHQPVEQLASLRLTPNMETWRPCDQVESAVSWKAAIERQNGPSALIFSRQNLTQQPRSSQQVSDVEKGGYILKDCEGTPELIIMATGSEVSLAVNAANTLAAEGKKVR